CCAGAGGGCGGGGCCCCCAACGCATCGAGCGCACGCGTCCAAACATTGTTTCCAAGTCCAGAAGGGCCCTCAGCAGTTCCTGAGGGCTCAAGATGGTCTCTCCGAGCACCACGCCGTTTATGAACCACGGTTGATCTTTGAAGCCGATGGGTTCCGTTTGATACAAGGACGAAACGGCCAAAGTGCGAAAACCTTTCATGTGCGAGAGGGCTTTGACCGCATCCCGGCACGTTCCTTCCACCCCGTCGGCGCGGGTGCTCACATTGGCCCCAAAACCGATGAGCACAGGGATACCGTCTTCCAGCATTTCCGATTCTTTACCCATCGGCTTCAACGCTTTTTCGGCCCCAAAATTCATCCCTTTTTAATCCGGGCTACCAGGAAAGCTTGAGAATGCGCTCCACGGCTTCCTGCAATCGTTCCTTGTCCACGGTCAGGGCCATGCGCACGTAACCTTCGCCGGGCTCGCCAAACCCGCTTCCCGGAGTGGTAACGATGCCGGCTTCCTTCAGAAGTTTTGCCGTGAAATCGGCGGACGACATGCCCCGAGGCGTCGGGCACCATACGTAAAAGGTGGCCTTGGGCGGCTGAGCATCCAGTCCCGCACGGCGGAGCCCTTGGATCAAAATGTCGCGCCGTTCCTGATAGATGGCCTGCATTTGCTGAACGCAGTTTTGATCCCCGTCTAGAGCTTCCACGCCGGCCAGTTGCACGGCGTTAAAGACGCCCGAATCCACGTTGCTCTTGATCTGCGCAAGGCCTGAAATGACGTGGGCATTGCCCACGGCAAACCCGATGCGCCATCCCGTCATGTTGTAGGTCTTGGACAGGGAATGGAATTCTATGCCCACGTCCATGGCCCCAGGAACTTGGAGGAAACTCATGGGGCGGTAGCCGTCAAAGGCCATTTCCGAATACGCCGCATCATGGCACACGATGATGTCGTAACGTTTGGCAAAGGCGACCACCTTTTCAAAAAAGGCCGCGTCGGCCACAGCGCCCGTGGGATTGTTGGGATAGTTGATAAAAAGCAGCTTGGCGTGCCGGGCCGTGTCCTCGGGAATGTCGTCCAGATTCGGTAGAAACCCGTTTTCTTTAACCAGGGGCATGATGTGGGATGTGCCGCCGGCAAACATGACCGAGACCTGATACACCGGATACGCGGGGCTGGGCACCAGGGCCAGATCCCCGGGATTGATGAAGGCCAAAGGCAGGTGGGCGATGCCTTCTTTGGACCCGATCAGGGTCAAGACCTGTGAAGAAGGATCCAGATCCACGTTAAAACGTCTTTTGTACCAACGAGCCACCGCATCCCGAAAGGCGTTCATTCCCGAATACAGAGGGTACTGATGGTTGGCCGGATCGAGCGCTGCCTTTTGAAGACGTTCAATGATGTGCGGCGGTGTGGGAAGATCCGGATCGCCCACACCCAGATTGATCACGTCCACGCCCTTGGCCAGAAGCTCCGCCTTCAGTCGGTCGATTTCCTTGAAAAGGTAAGGGGGAAGATTCTTGACTCGATCCGCAAAATCCACACTCATGAGTGCCTCCGCTGCCTCAGTCTGCAATCCCCAACACATCCAACATGCTGTACAATCCGGCCGGTTTTCCCACCACCCATTTGGCGGCGGTGATGGCCCCGCGTGCGAAGTTATCCCGGCTGTGAGCTCGATGGGTCACTTCGATCCTTTCTCCCATACCATAAAAGAACACTGTGTGCTCCCCCACCACATCGCCGCCTCTCAAGGTCTGTATGCCGATAGCCTCTCGAGGTCTTTCTCCAATGAGGCCGTGGCGTGCATACACGCCCACATCCTCCAATGTGCAACCTCGCGCCTGGGCCACCGCGTCGGCAAGTTTCAGGGCCGTTCCACTGGGCGCGTCTTTTTTGAACCGATGATGGGCTTCCACGATTTCCACGTCGTAGTCGGGACCCAAGAGGCGGGCTATGTCCCTGAGGACCTTGAAAAGCACATTGACCCCAACGCTCATGTTGGGCGCCAGAACGCAGGCTATCTTTTGTGCGAGCGTTCGGATGGATTCCTGCTGATCTGGGCTAAATCCCGTGGTGCCGATGACCATGGCCCTGCCCGCCGCAGCCGCTGCCTTCATATGATTCAAGGAGGCTTCGGGAACGGTGAAATCAATGAGAACGTCACAGCGTTCCAGAACACGTTCCACGGTATCTTCCACGACCACGCCGCTGGGTCGAGTGCCGCTCAAAGCGCCCACGTCGCACCCCACGGCCGCATGCCCCGGCCGCTCTAAACCACCGACGAGAGTGATACCCTCCGTCTGACCCAGGATCTGCGCAATGCGCGATCCCATTCGACCTCCAATTCCGGCCACCGCTGCTCTCACCATGCCGGCTCCTTTCGTTCTAAATCAGCCCATAATCCCTTAAGGCGTGCGCCACCTTGGCCCTGTTTGCTTCCGTCAAGCCCACCAAGGGCAGGCGGACCTCGTCGCTTTGAATCTTGCCCATCATCTTCAGGGCAGCCTTAACCGGAGCCGGGTTGGTTTCCACGAACATTGCATGGCACAAGGGGAGCAGCTTGTAATAAAGAGCGTAGGCCTGCTGAAAACGACCGTTCAGGAAATGGGTACACATGTCGGCCATGTCACGAGGTGCGATGTTGGACACCACCGAAATGACGCCCTTGCCGCCGACGCACATGAGAGGAAACGTGATGTAGTCCTCGCCGGAAAGGACGGTAAAATCATCACCGCACAGCCGAACGATCTCAGTGATCTGTTTCATGGACCCCGTGGCTTCCTTGACTCCCACGATATTGGGGATGTGAGCCAAGCGCGCGATGGTTTCGGGTTCCATGTTCACGGCCGTGCGTCCCGGAATGTTGTAAACGATGATAGGAAGATCCACCGTTTCGGCCACCTGTTTGAAATGCTGATACAGGCCTTCCTGGGTCGGTTTGTTGTAGTAGGGAGCGATCATGAGGGCTGCATCGGCGCCGCATTCCTTGGCGTGTTTGGTCAAGCGAATGGCTTCGGTGGTGTTGTTAGAACCGGTGCCGGCGATGACCGGAACACGCTTTTTCACCTGGTCCACGGTAATTTCCACAACCCGTTCGTGCTCTTCGTGGCTGAGCGTGGCCGACTCTCCGGTGGTACCGCAGGGCACGATGCCGTGCGTGCCGTTTTCGATCTGAAATTCGATAAGATCTCTCAGTGCCGGTTCGTCAATGCGTCCGTTCTGAAAGGGGGTAACGATGGCCACATAGGCTCCCTCAAACATGATTCCCTCCTTGCTTCCTCGAGATCCAATGCGTCAACGGTCCTGTTTTTCGCGTACCGAGCCGAGTGTCTCCGACCACAATAGGCCCTCGTAGACCACTCTGGCATCCCCCTCTAAAAAAACCTCGTCGAACGCCTCCTCCGTCTGGTGAAAGTGGATTACCAGCGTTTCACCGCTTTGTGTTTCCACATGGACAGGTGGTTGAACAAGGCCTTGAGCGGCCGCGATAAGGGCAGCCGCGATGGATCCGGTACCACAGGCCAGCGTTTCGTCTTCAACGCCGCGCTCGTAGGTTCGAATCTTGAGCTGAGATGGGCCGAGGACCGCAACGAAATTGACGTTGGTTCCCGCCGGCGCAAAGAGGGAATGATACCGAAGAGATCGACCCACGGCGAAAACGTCCCATTGGGAGAGGGTCTTGGGGGAGTCCGCAAAAAGCACCACGTGAGGCACACCGGTGTTGATGGCATGAACGCGCAGGGTTTGATCCTCGATAACCACGTTCAGATTGGGGCGGTAGCCGTGAGGGGGCGTCATCTGAACGCGCACGCGAAGGCCATCCACATGGGCTTGAATCTTTCCCGCCAAGGTTCGAAAAATCATGCTCGGGCGGGAAACAATGCCTCGAAGATGGGCGAATCGAGCGGCGCAGCGAGCGCCGTTGCCGCACATTTCCGCTTCACTGCCATCGGCGTTGTAAAAGCGCCAGGCAAAGTCGCATTCGGCATCGTTTTCGATGAGGATGACGCCGTCGGCGCCCGCCGAAAGCTTTCGACGACACACGGCTTTGACAAAGTCTTTGCAACCTTCAAGAGGTACAAGTCCCGTGCGGTTGTCAATGAGAATAAAGTCGTTGCCTGAACCCGTCATTTTCAAGAAAGGAATACGCTCCATGAGGCCGCCTCACATCGGGGGAATCTTTTCCAGCCGAACCAGATCCTCACGTGTTTCTCGATGTCGAATCACATGGTAGGTGCTTCCGTCCACCAGGACTTCGGCGGGACGCGGTCGGGAATTATAGTTAGACGACATGCTGAACCCGTACGCTCCGGCACTCATCACCGCCAGCAGTTCACCCGGTTCCACCCGAGGCAGGGTTCTTTGGCGGGCGAGAAAATCTCCACTTTCGCAGATGGGACCAACCACGTCCACCGTTTCCTCGTCTCTTTCGTAGGGCACCACAGGCTGAATGTGATGATAGGCTCCGTACAGACTTGGGCGAATGAGGTCGTTCATGCCGGCGTCCACAATGATGAAATGCTTCGTTGGCGTGGTCTTGGTGTACAGGACGCGGGTGACCAAAATGCCGGCATTGCCCACAAGGACGCGACCGGGTTCAAAGATGAGTGTGCAGGAAAGGCCGTTCATTTCCTTAAGAATTGCCTTGGCGTATTCCACAGGGTGCGGCGGCTCCTCGTCGGCATAGGGAATGCCCAAACCACCCCCGAGATCCAGATACTGGACGGAAATACCCAAGGCGTACAGCCGCTCCATAAGAATGCGAAGCCTCTTGAGGGCATCCACAAAAGGTTGTGTGTCGGTCAATTGGCTGCCAATGTGACAGTCGATCCCGACCACCTTGATGTGAGGCAACCTCATGGCGTACCGGTAACTTTCAATGGCTTCGTCCACTCGAATGCCGAATTTGTTCTTTTCCATGCCTGTGGCGATGTAGGGATGCGTCTTCGGATCCACATCGGGATTGACCCGCAGGGCAATGCGAGCTGTGCGCCCCAGGGCTTGAGCTCTCTGGCTGATGGCTTCCAGTTCCTGCCGCGATTCGATGTTAAACATGAGAATGTCTTCAGAAAGGGCATCGTCAATTTCTTCCCGAGTTTTTCCCACACCCGAATAGACGATCTTTGCCGGAGCAATACCGGCGCGGCGCGCTCGAAACAGTTCACCCCCGGACACAATGTCCACACCCCCACCCAAAGACCCAAAAAGGGCCAGAATGGCCAGGTTGGAGTTGGCCTTGACCGAATAGCAGGTCAGGTGCGGAATCGAAGAAAAAGCTCCGTCAAAAACCTGAAAATGATGCGTCAAGGTGGCTCGGCTGTAGATATAGACCGGCGTTCCGACATCTTTCACGATGGCTTCCACGGGGACCTCTTCCCCATACAACCGTCCTTGGCGGTACTGAAAATGGTGCATTTCTTTTCCTCAATCTATCCGTGATGGCAAGGGTCTTTACTTGAACCGAACATGGCGCACCTCCACCCATTTGGACAGGAGGCCTTCCTTGTAGGGAACATCGGAACTCACCGAAGAGACGGCATAGCTATAGACTTTGTCGGGTTTCACCTTGGTATCGACAAACGGAGGCTTATGCAGTGGGTCCGCCGTCAAGCGCACAATGGTTTTGCCGTCTCGACGGTACACATGGTAGCCGGAGACAGGTACAGAACATTCCGCCCAGTACACTTCCATATTTTCTCCTGAGGGCACGGCCCAGACGGTGGTGGGGGGAGGAGGTGGGACCTTTTCGGGCGTTTGAATGAACGCACTTTCCGTCCAGGGTCCCAGAACATCGGCATCCAAAGCCCGACGCATCGGTCGCACCCGGTACTGGTAATATTCCTGCGGTTGCACCGAGGTGTCCAAGTAACTATTGCCTTGGAAAAACTCCGGGTTCAGCGCTTCCCAGTCCAGACCTTTTTGACGCCGCTCAATCAGAAAGGACACCTGGGAATTTGGTCCCTTGATTTCCGCTGTGGGCGCATTCCAGCGCACGAGAACCCCGTGTGCATCGGCACGAGTCTCCAGCTTTTTCAAGGGCTTGGGAGGCGCACTGACCTGAACGCGCACGGGAACCGATAGCGATAGCATGCGTTCTCTGTTGTCCATGATACCGATCCAGTACCGGTATACGGCATTCTCCTGGGTTGATGTGTCCGTCCACTGAACCCTGTCTTGTTCAACGCGCCATGGACCCTGGCTTGAGGGATCGATGCGCGCAAGGGTCCTCACGGCTTCTGAAGGACACTCCGGGCACTGGGCTCGCTGCAGGTCCGTGTGTTCGCGCTGCACCACAAACACGAAATCCCCCGGGCGCTTCTTTTCATGAAAGATCTCCGGAATGG
The sequence above is a segment of the Desulfosoma caldarium genome. Coding sequences within it:
- a CDS encoding LL-diaminopimelate aminotransferase; translated protein: MSVDFADRVKNLPPYLFKEIDRLKAELLAKGVDVINLGVGDPDLPTPPHIIERLQKAALDPANHQYPLYSGMNAFRDAVARWYKRRFNVDLDPSSQVLTLIGSKEGIAHLPLAFINPGDLALVPSPAYPVYQVSVMFAGGTSHIMPLVKENGFLPNLDDIPEDTARHAKLLFINYPNNPTGAVADAAFFEKVVAFAKRYDIIVCHDAAYSEMAFDGYRPMSFLQVPGAMDVGIEFHSLSKTYNMTGWRIGFAVGNAHVISGLAQIKSNVDSGVFNAVQLAGVEALDGDQNCVQQMQAIYQERRDILIQGLRRAGLDAQPPKATFYVWCPTPRGMSSADFTAKLLKEAGIVTTPGSGFGEPGEGYVRMALTVDKERLQEAVERILKLSW
- the dapA gene encoding 4-hydroxy-tetrahydrodipicolinate synthase, translating into MFEGAYVAIVTPFQNGRIDEPALRDLIEFQIENGTHGIVPCGTTGESATLSHEEHERVVEITVDQVKKRVPVIAGTGSNNTTEAIRLTKHAKECGADAALMIAPYYNKPTQEGLYQHFKQVAETVDLPIIVYNIPGRTAVNMEPETIARLAHIPNIVGVKEATGSMKQITEIVRLCGDDFTVLSGEDYITFPLMCVGGKGVISVVSNIAPRDMADMCTHFLNGRFQQAYALYYKLLPLCHAMFVETNPAPVKAALKMMGKIQSDEVRLPLVGLTEANRAKVAHALRDYGLI
- the folK gene encoding 2-amino-4-hydroxy-6-hydroxymethyldihydropteridine diphosphokinase, which codes for MNFGAEKALKPMGKESEMLEDGIPVLIGFGANVSTRADGVEGTCRDAVKALSHMKGFRTLAVSSLYQTEPIGFKDQPWFINGVVLGETILSPQELLRALLDLETMFGRVRSMRWGPRPLDLDIIFYGDRIIRTDGLVVPHPRAHERRFVLEPTAEVCPHFVHPVLGMTVLELLQCPEVQSQDVQRWKPL
- a CDS encoding fibronectin type III domain-containing protein; this encodes MGPCSWKLGKSGKMWLFRTPLMLALVFAAGTCGKKTPPRPLGPDKPPQVVDIRAEIVEGHVQLTWPIPEIFHEKKRPGDFVFVVQREHTDLQRAQCPECPSEAVRTLARIDPSSQGPWRVEQDRVQWTDTSTQENAVYRYWIGIMDNRERMLSLSVPVRVQVSAPPKPLKKLETRADAHGVLVRWNAPTAEIKGPNSQVSFLIERRQKGLDWEALNPEFFQGNSYLDTSVQPQEYYQYRVRPMRRALDADVLGPWTESAFIQTPEKVPPPPPTTVWAVPSGENMEVYWAECSVPVSGYHVYRRDGKTIVRLTADPLHKPPFVDTKVKPDKVYSYAVSSVSSDVPYKEGLLSKWVEVRHVRFK
- the dapB gene encoding 4-hydroxy-tetrahydrodipicolinate reductase translates to MVRAAVAGIGGRMGSRIAQILGQTEGITLVGGLERPGHAAVGCDVGALSGTRPSGVVVEDTVERVLERCDVLIDFTVPEASLNHMKAAAAAGRAMVIGTTGFSPDQQESIRTLAQKIACVLAPNMSVGVNVLFKVLRDIARLLGPDYDVEIVEAHHRFKKDAPSGTALKLADAVAQARGCTLEDVGVYARHGLIGERPREAIGIQTLRGGDVVGEHTVFFYGMGERIEVTHRAHSRDNFARGAITAAKWVVGKPAGLYSMLDVLGIAD
- the lysA gene encoding diaminopimelate decarboxylase, whose product is MHHFQYRQGRLYGEEVPVEAIVKDVGTPVYIYSRATLTHHFQVFDGAFSSIPHLTCYSVKANSNLAILALFGSLGGGVDIVSGGELFRARRAGIAPAKIVYSGVGKTREEIDDALSEDILMFNIESRQELEAISQRAQALGRTARIALRVNPDVDPKTHPYIATGMEKNKFGIRVDEAIESYRYAMRLPHIKVVGIDCHIGSQLTDTQPFVDALKRLRILMERLYALGISVQYLDLGGGLGIPYADEEPPHPVEYAKAILKEMNGLSCTLIFEPGRVLVGNAGILVTRVLYTKTTPTKHFIIVDAGMNDLIRPSLYGAYHHIQPVVPYERDEETVDVVGPICESGDFLARQRTLPRVEPGELLAVMSAGAYGFSMSSNYNSRPRPAEVLVDGSTYHVIRHRETREDLVRLEKIPPM
- the dapF gene encoding diaminopimelate epimerase, giving the protein MERIPFLKMTGSGNDFILIDNRTGLVPLEGCKDFVKAVCRRKLSAGADGVILIENDAECDFAWRFYNADGSEAEMCGNGARCAARFAHLRGIVSRPSMIFRTLAGKIQAHVDGLRVRVQMTPPHGYRPNLNVVIEDQTLRVHAINTGVPHVVLFADSPKTLSQWDVFAVGRSLRYHSLFAPAGTNVNFVAVLGPSQLKIRTYERGVEDETLACGTGSIAAALIAAAQGLVQPPVHVETQSGETLVIHFHQTEEAFDEVFLEGDARVVYEGLLWSETLGSVREKQDR